A window of Streptomyces sp. DG1A-41 contains these coding sequences:
- a CDS encoding vitamin B12-dependent ribonucleotide reductase, protein MTETASGPARSSRAKSTKASKGLRIERIHTTPGVHPYDEVAWERRDVVMTNWRDGSVNFEQRGVEFPDFWSVNAVNIVTSKYFRGAVGTPQRETSLKQLIDRIVKTYRKAGEDHKYFASPADAEIFEHELAYALLHQVFSFNSPVWFNVGTKQPQQVSACFILSVDDSMESILDWYKEEGMIFKGGSGAGLNLSRIRSSKELLSSGGNASGPVSFMRGADASAGTIKSGGATRRAAKMVVLDVDHPDIEDFIETKVKEEEKIRVLRDAGFDMDLGGDDIASVQYQNANNSVRVNDEFMTAVEQGGKFGLRGRMTGEVIEEVDAKALFRKIAEAAWACADPGIQYDDTINNWHTCPESGRITASNPCSEYMHLDNTSCNLASLNLMKFLKDDGKGNQSFEAERFQKVVELVITAMDISICFADFPTQKIGENTRAFRQLGIGYANLGALLMATGHAYDSDGGRSLAGAITSLMTGTAYRRSAELAAVVGPYDGYARNADAHKRVMQQHSDANDKAVRMDDLDTPVWAAASEAWGDVLRVGEKNGFRNSQASVLAPTGTIGLAMSCDTTGVEPDLALVKFKKLVGGGSMQIVNGTVPQALRRLGYMEEQIEAIVAHIAEHGNVIDAPGLKPEHYEVFDCAMGERAISPMGHVRMMAAIQPWISGAISKTVNMPETATVEEVEEIYFEAWKLGVKALAIYRDNCKVGQPLSTKKWEEKAEEPAAVEPQVEKVVEYRPVRRRLPKGRPGITTSFTVGGAEGYMTANSYPDDGLGEVFLKMSKQGSTLAGMMDAFSIAVSVGLQYGVPLETYVSKFTNMRFEPAGMTDDPDVRMAQSIVDYIFRRLALDFLPFETRSALGIHSAEERQRHLETGSYEPNEDDVDVEGLAQSAPRAQELKAVSAPKNEEAATPAPQQAHTSAELVEMQLGIQADAPLCFSCGTKMQRAGSCYICEGCGSTSGCS, encoded by the coding sequence ATGACAGAGACGGCGAGTGGTCCGGCACGGAGTTCCCGCGCCAAGAGCACCAAGGCGAGCAAGGGCCTGCGTATCGAGCGCATCCACACCACTCCTGGGGTCCACCCGTACGACGAGGTGGCCTGGGAGCGCCGTGACGTCGTCATGACCAACTGGCGCGACGGCTCGGTCAACTTCGAGCAGCGCGGCGTCGAGTTCCCCGACTTCTGGTCGGTGAACGCGGTCAACATCGTCACCAGCAAGTACTTCCGCGGTGCCGTCGGCACCCCGCAGCGCGAGACCAGCCTCAAGCAGCTGATCGACCGCATCGTGAAGACGTACCGGAAGGCCGGAGAGGACCACAAGTACTTCGCCTCGCCCGCCGACGCCGAGATCTTCGAGCACGAGCTGGCCTACGCCCTCCTGCACCAGGTCTTCAGCTTCAACAGCCCTGTCTGGTTCAACGTCGGCACCAAGCAGCCCCAGCAGGTCTCCGCCTGCTTCATCCTGTCCGTCGACGACTCCATGGAGTCGATCCTCGACTGGTACAAGGAAGAGGGCATGATCTTCAAGGGCGGCTCCGGTGCCGGTCTGAACCTCTCCAGGATCCGTTCCTCCAAGGAACTGCTGTCCTCCGGCGGCAACGCCTCCGGTCCGGTCTCCTTCATGCGCGGCGCCGACGCCTCCGCAGGAACGATCAAGTCCGGTGGCGCCACCCGCCGCGCCGCCAAGATGGTCGTCCTCGATGTGGACCACCCGGACATCGAGGACTTCATCGAGACCAAGGTCAAGGAAGAGGAGAAGATCCGCGTCCTGCGCGACGCGGGCTTCGACATGGACCTGGGCGGCGACGACATCGCGTCCGTCCAGTACCAGAACGCCAACAACTCGGTCCGCGTGAACGACGAGTTCATGACGGCCGTCGAGCAGGGCGGCAAGTTCGGTCTGCGGGGCCGGATGACCGGCGAGGTCATCGAGGAGGTCGACGCCAAAGCGCTCTTCCGCAAGATCGCCGAGGCCGCCTGGGCCTGCGCCGACCCCGGCATCCAGTACGACGACACCATCAACAACTGGCACACCTGCCCCGAGTCCGGCCGGATCACCGCGTCGAACCCGTGCAGCGAGTACATGCACCTGGACAACACGTCCTGCAACCTGGCCTCGCTGAACCTGATGAAGTTCCTGAAGGACGATGGCAAGGGCAACCAGTCCTTCGAGGCCGAGCGCTTCCAGAAGGTCGTCGAGCTGGTCATCACCGCGATGGACATCTCGATCTGCTTCGCCGACTTCCCGACCCAGAAGATCGGTGAGAACACGCGCGCGTTCCGCCAGCTCGGCATCGGCTACGCCAACCTCGGCGCCCTGCTGATGGCCACCGGCCACGCCTATGACTCCGACGGCGGCCGCTCCCTCGCCGGCGCCATCACCTCCCTGATGACCGGAACGGCGTACCGCCGCTCCGCCGAACTCGCCGCGGTCGTGGGCCCGTACGACGGCTACGCCCGCAACGCGGACGCCCACAAGCGCGTCATGCAGCAGCACTCGGACGCCAATGACAAGGCCGTCCGCATGGACGACCTGGACACCCCGGTGTGGGCCGCCGCCAGCGAGGCCTGGGGAGATGTGCTGCGCGTCGGTGAGAAGAACGGTTTCCGTAACTCCCAGGCGTCCGTGCTCGCCCCGACCGGCACCATCGGCCTCGCGATGTCCTGCGACACCACCGGTGTCGAGCCCGACCTGGCGCTGGTCAAGTTCAAGAAGCTGGTCGGCGGCGGCTCGATGCAGATCGTCAACGGTACCGTTCCGCAGGCCCTGCGCCGCCTGGGCTACATGGAAGAGCAGATCGAGGCGATCGTCGCCCACATCGCCGAGCACGGCAACGTGATCGACGCCCCGGGCCTCAAGCCCGAGCACTACGAGGTGTTCGACTGCGCCATGGGCGAGCGGGCCATCTCCCCGATGGGCCACGTCCGCATGATGGCCGCGATCCAGCCGTGGATCTCCGGCGCCATCTCCAAGACGGTCAACATGCCGGAGACGGCGACCGTCGAGGAGGTCGAGGAGATCTACTTCGAGGCCTGGAAGCTGGGCGTCAAGGCGCTCGCGATCTACCGCGACAACTGCAAGGTCGGCCAGCCGCTCTCCACCAAGAAGTGGGAGGAGAAGGCCGAGGAGCCCGCCGCCGTCGAGCCCCAGGTCGAGAAGGTCGTCGAGTACCGCCCGGTCCGCAGGCGCCTCCCCAAGGGCCGTCCCGGCATCACGACGTCCTTCACGGTCGGTGGCGCCGAGGGCTACATGACCGCCAACTCCTACCCGGACGACGGTCTCGGCGAGGTCTTCCTGAAGATGTCCAAGCAGGGCTCGACCCTCGCGGGCATGATGGACGCCTTCTCCATCGCGGTCTCCGTCGGCCTCCAGTACGGCGTCCCGCTGGAGACGTACGTCTCGAAGTTCACGAACATGCGCTTCGAGCCGGCCGGTATGACGGACGACCCGGACGTGCGGATGGCGCAGTCGATCGTCGACTACATCTTCCGCCGCCTGGCGCTGGACTTCCTGCCGTTCGAGACGCGCTCCGCGCTCGGCATCCACTCCGCAGAGGAGCGCCAGCGTCACCTGGAGACCGGTTCGTACGAGCCGAACGAGGACGATGTCGACGTCGAGGGCCTGGCCCAGTCGGCGCCGCGCGCCCAGGAGCTGAAGGCCGTCTCCGCGCCGAAGAACGAAGAGGCGGCCACGCCCGCCCCGCAGCAGGCCCACACCAGCGCCGAACTGGTGGAGATGCAGCTGGGCATCCAGGCCGACGCCCCGCTGTGCTTCTCCTGCGGGACGAAGATGCAGCGCGCCGGTTCCTGCTACATCTGCGAGGGCTGCGGCTCGACCAGTGGTTGCAGCTGA
- a CDS encoding YdbC family protein produces the protein MLVKWIRCTVVDRRGFERGQRKWAGLLGEPGFRGQGGGWSRGRPDVAHIFAFWESRAFYDSFMARSHDRLASAQSGTFKNAQVRLFDYRFDVKTGFEPRFTDADLLRVALCRVHEERVEHFVLMQEKVWNPAMAGSPGMVRGLFGEAPGNEFVVLSMWRSAAEHGKYRAERVERLALRAQTEADVAALTGDVVDMEPSWTV, from the coding sequence GTGCTGGTCAAGTGGATTCGCTGCACCGTGGTGGACCGCCGCGGTTTCGAGCGGGGGCAGCGGAAGTGGGCGGGGCTTCTGGGGGAGCCGGGGTTTCGGGGACAGGGGGGTGGCTGGAGCCGGGGGCGGCCGGACGTGGCGCACATCTTCGCGTTCTGGGAGAGCCGAGCCTTCTACGACTCCTTCATGGCGCGGTCTCACGACCGGCTCGCGTCGGCCCAGTCGGGCACGTTCAAAAACGCCCAGGTCAGGCTCTTCGACTACCGCTTCGATGTGAAGACCGGTTTCGAACCGCGCTTCACGGACGCCGACCTGCTGCGTGTGGCGCTCTGCCGTGTCCACGAGGAGCGGGTCGAGCACTTCGTGCTGATGCAGGAGAAGGTCTGGAACCCGGCGATGGCCGGCTCGCCCGGCATGGTGCGCGGCCTGTTCGGCGAGGCGCCCGGGAACGAATTCGTCGTGCTGTCGATGTGGCGGTCGGCCGCCGAGCACGGCAAGTACCGCGCCGAACGCGTGGAACGGCTCGCCCTGAGGGCTCAGACGGAGGCGGACGTGGCGGCGCTCACCGGGGATGTCGTGGACATGGAACCGAGCTGGACGGTCTGA
- a CDS encoding TerD family protein: protein MDGLNKGLRKIEIAVRWDPSPAGQPSTDLDLVAATYLTDDPYGDPAYVVHFDSRSPDGTIYLNRDSKDGQGFGYDEVMTLELDRLDGRYARVVVGVVIQQRPAERTFVSVVNPGLRIREGYTVLAENDFGGALGATAATVAEFVRDGSGPWDFRPGLRGFEGDPVDFARTMGAAHRP, encoded by the coding sequence GTGGACGGGCTCAACAAGGGGCTTCGCAAGATCGAGATCGCGGTGCGATGGGATCCCAGTCCGGCGGGGCAGCCGTCCACCGACCTGGACCTGGTCGCAGCGACCTATCTGACGGACGATCCGTACGGAGATCCCGCCTACGTGGTGCACTTCGACAGCCGCTCCCCCGACGGCACCATCTATCTCAACCGGGACAGCAAGGACGGCCAGGGCTTCGGCTACGACGAGGTCATGACGCTGGAACTCGACCGGCTCGACGGCCGCTACGCGCGCGTGGTGGTCGGTGTCGTCATCCAGCAGCGCCCGGCGGAGCGCACTTTCGTCAGTGTGGTGAACCCGGGGCTGCGTATCCGCGAGGGGTACACGGTCCTGGCCGAGAACGACTTCGGGGGTGCCCTGGGGGCCACGGCGGCGACAGTCGCGGAGTTCGTCCGGGACGGTTCCGGTCCCTGGGACTTCCGCCCCGGTCTCCGTGGTTTCGAGGGCGACCCCGTGGACTTCGCCAGGACGATGGGTGCCGCACACCGGCCGTGA
- a CDS encoding phosphotransferase — MSSVFPDGWDCEARLVDGHWVERRPRRPDVERQLRTETRLLPWLVPHLPLAVPVPHIVAGDPLIVRHALVPGEPLAEPDASQGRVLGLFLRALHRADTEEAVRRGVPPAREVLRERVALADDFRARVLPLLPPDRRAPASDLLKAVSTLPAEALVHGDLGPEHLLAQAGVLTGVIDFGDAHIGDPAIDLAWALNGTSPAFAEACAAACAAPPALRERSRVWHRLGPWYEVTHGLDTGDQDTVRSGLDGLLDRLPGSRGL; from the coding sequence GTGAGCTCGGTGTTCCCGGACGGCTGGGACTGCGAGGCCCGGCTGGTCGACGGCCACTGGGTCGAACGCCGTCCCCGCCGTCCGGACGTGGAGCGGCAACTCCGGACGGAGACCCGCCTGCTGCCATGGCTCGTACCGCACCTGCCGCTCGCTGTGCCGGTGCCCCATATCGTGGCAGGCGATCCGCTCATCGTGCGGCACGCTTTGGTCCCGGGTGAACCCCTGGCAGAGCCGGACGCCTCCCAGGGACGCGTCTTGGGGTTGTTCCTGCGGGCCTTGCACAGGGCAGACACCGAAGAGGCCGTGCGACGCGGTGTGCCGCCCGCGCGCGAAGTGCTCCGTGAACGCGTCGCCCTGGCGGACGACTTCCGGGCTCGCGTGCTGCCCCTCCTGCCGCCGGACCGGCGCGCCCCCGCCTCCGACCTGCTGAAGGCCGTCAGCACGCTGCCCGCCGAGGCCCTCGTCCACGGGGACCTCGGACCCGAGCATCTGCTGGCCCAGGCTGGTGTGCTCACCGGTGTCATCGACTTCGGCGACGCGCACATCGGGGACCCCGCCATCGACCTGGCGTGGGCGCTCAACGGCACCTCACCGGCGTTCGCCGAGGCCTGCGCCGCCGCCTGCGCGGCACCGCCGGCGCTGCGCGAACGCTCCCGTGTCTGGCACCGCCTGGGCCCGTGGTACGAGGTCACGCACGGGTTGGACACCGGCGACCAGGACACCGTCCGTTCAGGGCTGGACGGCCTGCTGGACAGGCTCCCCGGCTCCCGCGGCCTGTGA
- the lexA gene encoding transcriptional repressor LexA, whose translation MTTTADSAAITAQDRSQGRLEPVHAMNEATNPEGHKRSLPGRPPGIRADSSGLTDRQRRVIEVIRDSVQRRGYPPSMREIGQAVGLSSTSSVAHQLMALERKGFLRRDPHRPRAYEVRGSDQAASVQPTDTAGKPAASYVPLVGRIAAGGPILAEESVEDVFPLPRQLVGDGELFVLKVVGDSMIEAAICDGDWVTVRRQPVAENGDIVAAMLDGEATVKRFKREDGHVWLLPHNAAYEPIPGDDATILGKVVAVLRRV comes from the coding sequence GTGACCACCACCGCAGACAGTGCCGCCATCACTGCCCAGGACCGCTCCCAGGGCCGACTGGAGCCGGTGCACGCGATGAACGAAGCCACGAATCCGGAGGGGCACAAGCGCTCCCTGCCGGGACGACCTCCTGGCATCCGGGCGGACAGTTCCGGACTCACCGACCGCCAGCGTCGCGTGATCGAGGTCATCAGGGACTCGGTGCAGCGGCGCGGCTACCCGCCGTCGATGCGCGAGATCGGCCAGGCCGTCGGCCTGTCCAGCACGTCTTCCGTCGCACACCAGCTGATGGCACTGGAGCGCAAGGGCTTCCTGCGCCGCGACCCGCACCGGCCGCGCGCGTACGAGGTGCGCGGCTCCGACCAGGCCGCATCCGTGCAGCCCACAGACACCGCGGGCAAGCCAGCCGCGTCGTACGTCCCGCTGGTCGGCCGCATCGCCGCCGGTGGCCCGATCCTCGCCGAGGAGTCCGTCGAGGACGTCTTCCCCCTCCCCCGCCAGCTCGTCGGTGACGGTGAGCTGTTCGTCCTGAAGGTCGTGGGGGACTCGATGATCGAGGCCGCCATCTGCGACGGCGACTGGGTCACGGTCCGCCGTCAGCCGGTCGCCGAGAACGGCGACATCGTGGCCGCGATGCTCGACGGAGAAGCCACCGTCAAGCGCTTCAAGCGCGAAGACGGCCACGTCTGGCTCCTGCCGCACAACGCGGCCTACGAGCCGATCCCCGGCGACGACGCGACCATCCTCGGCAAGGTGGTGGCCGTACTGCGCCGCGTCTGA
- the nrdR gene encoding transcriptional regulator NrdR: MHCPFCRHPDSRVVDSRTTDDGTSIRRRRQCPDCSRRFTTVETCSLMVVKRSGVTEPFSRTKIINGVRKACQGRPVTEDALAQLGQRVEEAVRATGSAELTTHDVGLAILGPLQELDLVAYLRFASVYRAFDSLEDFEAAIAELREETGRPEADDGDREDAGAGSQEDDRGPGGTTHVPEPAGAAD; the protein is encoded by the coding sequence ATGCACTGCCCCTTCTGCAGGCACCCCGACAGCCGTGTCGTCGACAGCCGTACGACCGACGACGGCACGTCGATCCGCAGGCGCCGCCAGTGCCCTGACTGCTCCCGTCGTTTCACGACCGTGGAGACGTGCTCGCTCATGGTGGTCAAGCGGTCCGGAGTCACCGAACCCTTCAGCCGCACCAAGATCATCAATGGTGTGCGCAAGGCGTGTCAGGGGCGGCCCGTCACCGAGGACGCGCTCGCCCAGCTCGGCCAGCGGGTCGAGGAGGCGGTGCGGGCCACCGGAAGCGCCGAGCTGACCACCCACGACGTGGGGCTGGCCATACTCGGCCCGTTGCAGGAGCTCGATCTCGTCGCGTATCTGCGATTCGCCTCCGTCTACCGGGCGTTCGATTCGCTCGAGGACTTCGAGGCGGCCATCGCGGAGCTCAGGGAAGAGACGGGGCGCCCCGAAGCGGACGACGGAGACCGCGAGGACGCGGGGGCGGGGAGCCAGGAAGACGACCGCGGGCCCGGAGGGACGACGCATGTCCCCGAGCCCGCAGGCGCCGCCGACTGA